Proteins encoded by one window of Armatimonadia bacterium:
- a CDS encoding C25 family cysteine peptidase has protein sequence MTQSLRRRTPGGTLKIPRMVIGLLGALVICAPGRAALPDKVDYLVVAADDLYDGCAALLEYRSGQGYATAAVKASEACGGNPLAAGAATRLAGFVKEAHERCGVRYLLLVGDARGKPGAMVPMVVAPSGYYSRQILSDPDVASDFPYATLGTDAPQLHVGRFAVDTPAELATAMDKTIAYETQEPGGSWQRRIGFVTGVLGYSPIVDALAESVFARIVTEDIAPLYDLEVAQSLAGSVYCPFPPDFSANSLRMMKTGALAMVYVGHGQWDSFDEFTWRGTRYPVLGAADIDRISCSEGLPLAVVLACSTGRIDDDRGECLAERMFKLARGPVAYLGASRISQPYGIALFGKHLVGTLLGEEQQTLGEAIDEAKQAVEGDVQSGFRQQLDMLSAMVYGPQSLPGIRRDTVLQYNLLGDPALRLRRPVPLRVSAVYLGDGQIEVRGESPIRQGQVLVSLECGRAEFPRELPVVDEASRDLRSEMNRRYQQAQDKAFQRVEATAEDGRFHVVLPAAGSETSQWLIVKAAISDGKQCAAGACILRRGVAN, from the coding sequence CGGCTGTGCGGCCTTGCTGGAGTACCGGAGTGGGCAGGGCTACGCGACGGCTGCCGTGAAGGCCTCGGAAGCCTGCGGAGGTAACCCGTTGGCTGCCGGTGCTGCGACGAGGCTTGCCGGCTTCGTGAAGGAAGCTCACGAGCGCTGCGGGGTGCGATACCTGCTACTGGTCGGCGACGCACGAGGCAAGCCGGGTGCGATGGTGCCGATGGTGGTCGCTCCCTCGGGCTACTACAGTCGGCAGATACTCAGCGACCCCGACGTGGCCTCCGACTTCCCCTATGCGACACTCGGGACCGACGCCCCGCAACTGCATGTGGGGCGCTTTGCGGTTGACACCCCGGCAGAGCTGGCGACAGCTATGGACAAGACCATCGCCTACGAGACGCAGGAGCCGGGCGGGTCCTGGCAGCGCAGGATCGGCTTTGTGACCGGTGTACTCGGGTACAGCCCGATTGTCGATGCGCTCGCGGAGAGTGTGTTCGCGCGCATCGTCACGGAGGACATCGCTCCGCTCTACGACCTGGAAGTCGCGCAGTCCCTCGCGGGGTCGGTGTACTGCCCCTTCCCGCCGGACTTCTCCGCCAACTCGCTGAGGATGATGAAGACGGGGGCGCTGGCCATGGTCTATGTGGGGCATGGCCAGTGGGACAGCTTCGATGAGTTCACCTGGCGGGGGACGCGCTACCCTGTTCTGGGCGCTGCGGACATCGACCGGATCTCGTGTTCAGAGGGCCTGCCCCTGGCGGTCGTGCTGGCGTGCTCGACGGGCAGGATCGACGATGATCGGGGTGAGTGCCTGGCGGAGAGGATGTTCAAGCTCGCAAGGGGTCCCGTGGCGTATCTTGGAGCCTCGCGGATCTCCCAGCCCTACGGCATTGCGCTGTTCGGGAAGCACCTGGTCGGGACGCTTCTGGGAGAGGAACAGCAGACTCTGGGAGAGGCGATCGACGAGGCCAAGCAAGCGGTGGAAGGTGACGTCCAGAGTGGGTTCCGGCAGCAGCTCGACATGCTGTCGGCGATGGTCTACGGCCCACAGAGCCTCCCGGGCATCCGTCGCGACACGGTGCTCCAGTACAATCTTCTGGGCGACCCGGCGCTGCGGCTACGACGACCGGTGCCGCTGAGGGTGTCGGCAGTGTACCTGGGCGATGGGCAGATCGAGGTAAGGGGAGAGAGCCCGATTCGGCAGGGACAGGTCCTGGTGTCGCTGGAGTGCGGACGAGCGGAGTTCCCGCGGGAGCTCCCTGTCGTTGATGAGGCTTCGCGTGACCTGCGCAGCGAGATGAACCGGCGGTACCAGCAGGCGCAGGACAAGGCCTTCCAGCGCGTCGAGGCGACCGCTGAGGACGGGCGATTCCACGTGGTGCTGCCCGCTGCCGGCAGCGAGACCAGTCAGTGGCTGATCGTAAAGGCAGCAATCAGCGACGGCAAGCAGTGCGCTGCCGGAGCCTGCATCCTGCGGCGAGGCGTCGCCAACTAG
- a CDS encoding SPOR domain-containing protein — MERRRRRQSGPLRQSLAFWGVVLFVCVVAGLVSFKFGRDWLGKRLADVEMTPGAPRIVAQSNSQSEAAVRADAEAKAPEKAEVALEDREPTAAEKRDREEQRALGEPQDGAQANQRAAEGAAGSDTGVSSEDTEGRFLVTAGAYPDEANASKIVATLAARGHTPEIERITRGGREFYRVNVAVMRGRSNAEGLRDELTSVGIPAQVTRAR, encoded by the coding sequence ATGGAAAGGCGCAGACGCAGACAATCAGGCCCGTTGCGGCAATCGCTGGCGTTCTGGGGCGTAGTGTTATTCGTCTGCGTGGTCGCCGGCCTGGTGAGCTTCAAGTTTGGCCGCGACTGGCTGGGAAAACGACTGGCTGACGTTGAGATGACGCCGGGCGCGCCGAGGATCGTGGCCCAGAGCAATTCGCAGTCGGAGGCGGCGGTCCGGGCGGATGCTGAGGCGAAGGCCCCCGAGAAGGCCGAAGTCGCCCTGGAAGATCGCGAGCCAACCGCGGCCGAGAAGCGTGACCGCGAGGAGCAGCGGGCCCTGGGCGAGCCCCAGGACGGTGCCCAGGCGAACCAACGGGCTGCGGAGGGGGCTGCCGGCAGCGACACCGGTGTCTCCTCGGAGGACACGGAGGGCCGGTTCCTCGTGACGGCAGGTGCCTATCCCGACGAGGCGAACGCAAGCAAGATCGTGGCAACACTGGCGGCGCGAGGACATACGCCGGAGATCGAGAGGATCACCCGCGGGGGACGGGAGTTCTACCGGGTGAACGTCGCGGTCATGCGGGGACGCTCGAACGCTGAGGGACTGCGCGATGAGCTGACCTCCGTGGGCATTCCCGCGCAGGTCACCCGCGCCCGGTAG